A segment of the Ammospiza caudacuta isolate bAmmCau1 chromosome 2, bAmmCau1.pri, whole genome shotgun sequence genome:
AAAAGAGGTGTTTTACTATTTTTAGCTTCTGGCTTGTAACAGCAGTTCTCTGACTGTGCTAGCAATGCAGGATTACTTACAATGCTGTAAGGATCTCTAAAATACTCTTGGATTTTGCTAACAAAAACCTCCTGGTCTAAGGCaaagctcctgcctgctgctctcaaCCCTTCATTGGAAATCAGTGTAAAATACTTCATTTGGGAACTTACCCTCTTGCCCTAGATTCCCTAGGGCAagtcagctcctgcagcagagtgCAAAATATGTACAACAGGAGTATAGGCTTAAAAGAACTTTACAGATCTTGGTGTAAAATAAGACAGCaggtacatttttaaaaatgaaatttcccaagttttgtATGACTTCTAATTAGCTTTGGTAAGTGCTAAACATACAAACTACAAATAGTGCTATTCCgctattttctttctccccattactttccaaaaggaaaaagcacaAAATTTCTGAAATGAATCAACATCACTTTGAATGAAAATCCCTTCTCAAAAACCTTATGTATCTTTCATCTCATCTCCAGGTATGCTCTGCTCCTGAGCATAAGCATAATGCAAAGAGTATGCAGAGGAATCCTGCTCCGTAGGGACTTCCAGCTATGGCCTGAAGACTACACTGCATGCATGAGTGCTTCTGTGGGGAGttcctggttttgcttttcatttgtttgtttttcattcatttcattACAGATCACTGTCTCTTCTGGGGGCATGCTAGTTCAAAAACTAAACGTATCTGACTTGCAGTCAGAAAGTGGGCCATTTGATGGAACCATGGTGTATGCACAGAACAAGGTACAGCCCCTGGGattgaaaacaaaacccagccctTCTTTGCTAGGCCGCTCATACCATCTGCTTTGCAACAAGCCTGTTGGTCACTGTTGCTTTCCCCTTGCATCCAACCCACATGCAGATGCACAGGCAGTAATCTTCAGGAGTATGATGGCATGCCCTTAGGAGTGCATACATCTTGCATGGAGGAGAGCATGACTACACTTCGATTTGATATGAGAGAAGTCCCAAGGGGCAACACTGTCTTTAGCTGATGAGCCCTGTCTGCCTGCTTAGTTCTTGCCCACAGTCTGCAGCAAATAGACATGGTCAGTAAAAGCAGTGCAGCTGCTTTAAAAGTAAAGTTGTAGCCAGGGTATGGATGGCAATGACTGTGGAAGTCTCTGATGAAATTATCCAATAAATCCAGCCAGGATGAGCAAGGGTATATTTCTGCTGTACATAAATGCTCTGGTATTTATGGCACATTTGATGTAGTTTATTTCCCTGGGAACTAATTTGGTGGACAGGCTGTTGAACGTGGTGCTAGTGTGGCTCTTACTGCTCTATCCTAGAGACAGCAAGTTGTCCTGACAGAACAGTGGGCAAAGGCTCACAGAAATATCCATTTCTCAGTGATGCACCCCGGCTGGGCAGACACCCCAGGTAACATCTGCTTCACGCTCTGAcgatattttttcttttcaggattagtttaaaagcaaagagaaatgaaaCTTCCTAGTATATTTTTGCAACAGGTGCAGTAATTTCTTTTCTCCAAGCTGGTGCTTGAAGTAGTTTTATATCCCCTTGGTGGCTCTGTTCTGCACAGTGTCTGCTAGCTGTGTATAGCTAGAGAATAATAATGGGCAGTGAATGCTTCCAGCCCTGCAAAAATGCACAGCAGAGACACAGTTCTTTAAGGTAACCTTTAAATTGCATTTGTAGTGGAACTGTTAAACACACAGACGGACCTTCTGCCTCTGTAAGTACCAATGTACAGACACTGGGAATTTGTGAGGGCATGTAGGAGAATGCACCACTGTGCAAGCCCTCTGCTCTTCCTCTAAACATTTACTGCTATTGAGAAGCAGTTTTGTCTTtgtctgagctgcagctgttcTTCAGTGACTGCTTCTGAGCAGGTGGGCCAGTATCAGTCATACACTATGCATGTTGCATTCCCCAATGTTTCCAGCCCCCAGTGCCCAAGCTTGGGATGCAGAATAGCAGTTACATCTCTAGGTCTTTTATAGGGATGCAGTTTCCAAAATTTGCATCTGACAACAGAAGCATTTACCCTGTCTATGCTTGAAAACAGCCCTTTCCAACTAAATATCctggtatttctttttctttaaaatacgTTTATTTTTGCACTTCCTTTGCAGATTTCAAACTTAATGAACCGTAAAGTTATCCCACCTTAAAGTTCAAAGACTCTccaacccccaaaaataaacaCCTACAAATTGGATGGGCCCACAGTCACCATCTGTtggacaaaataaaattaaaccagAGTTTAGACAGCAAGTAAGCAATTTTTAAATACAGTGCTGCAACTGGTTTCCTAAAAGTGGTGAGAAAAGAAGAGCTAAAAATCCCATTACAATACTGCTTTTtggaatttctgttttccttgtgtTTGTCATCTTTATAATTTAGAGTGGAATTGGCAGAGGAACCTCTTACAGATCCTGTTGTCAGTTTTGTCCCTGTAATTTGGCCCAAACAAACAAGTGGTGGATCATCTGGTGACTTAGTGCTATTCTTCCACAAGCCATCCTATTCCCAGATACGGGGAAATATTCATTTTCTTCCATAAGCTCCAGAGATGcctcttctccttcctgcacaaaaaatggcaatttgaagCTGGTTTGGTGGGggtattttgttttgttgtttggggtttttttgtttgtgtcaAGAAAGCCTTTCATGGCAGGCCAGCATTCCATTGTTATGCTTTCCAGCTGTGAGGTCAGCCATGCCGGATTTCTATGAGAGGATGAAGAACTCTCTGCGCACGGAGGCCCAGGGAGCCGACACAGTCCTGTGGTTGGCGGTGTCAGCTGAAGCAACAAAGCTGCCCAGTGGCTTGTTCTTCCAAGGTAAGGAGCAGTGTCTCACAGTGCACGCACTGGAGATCCCCAGCCTGCCTGAGCTCAGGATCCCTGTCTGGCCAGGAAGGGGATAAGGGCAGCTTGTGCAAAGGATAAAAGCATTCCTCAAAGTTGTTTCAAGTCTAAATGTTCGAGTGAGCATTGTGTTAAATTGTTATATTCCTGCTTTTGTCCTCTAAAGTAGCTGATAGAGACTTCAAAGCATTTCTTTAGGGagggttggggatttttgtaatgaaaatgGCTGCATGTAGGACTGTGCCAAGGGAAGGTGAATCACAGCAGTCAAACAGCAGCTTTTATGATGCTAGGAAATGAGCATCTTGCTCACAGAGCACTGGGAGTTGGCTCTGCTTTGACAGGTTCTTCTTCCTATTGTTCCATGCTGGCTGAAACTGCCAATTCCCCCTTTCTCTAACACTGGGCAAAGACTTGAGCACAGTGGCATTTTTGGCACTGAGcttagggaatggaaaagtaggGCAGAGcctttcttttctcccaggCAAATGACAGGCATCTTTGTaggagcagctggaagcaaGGAAGCCTCAATGGTTGATGCAGGTCAGTCCAGAAAGAGAAAGCTCAGGGTAATTTCTTACGGAAGCTTAGTGCTTCTGTTGGATGTGGCAATCAAATCCTGATTCACTGAATTGCTATATGGAGAATGCAGGAAGCTCAGACTTGTCTGCATTTGGGTTGACTttgttccttctgtcccacagACAGTCACACAGGGTTGGCTGACAGATACTAAAATGGACACTTTTCATGTCAGCATGCAGTGCATGTGGAAACCCCACATCCCAGCTGGTCAGCCTTCTTTGTAGAACCAGGCTTTGCCTTTCTTTTACTCCAGTCACTTTCTTCTGGTCCTAATGCTTCTGCTCAGttgttctttctgtttcttttgtaATTTCACCAGGCTCTTCCCTTTGGCCTTTTTCTACCCCCAGCTTTGGTAAACAGGGAACACGCCCTGCCTCTTTAGCTAAAGCGACTGACTTTGGAGAGCTTTGGTCCTGGTATGACTGCTCTTAAAGCTGCAAGAGAAGTTCTGCGTCTTGTGTATGTCTTGTGCTTACCAAATAGTGGTGAAGTCAGTTATTTCTTACTTCTACGACCTTTTGGAAGCCACAGCTTAGCTTGGGCACTCTTCAGACCCTTTCAGTGAAGGGCTTGGCGTGCAGGAGCACTTTGCTACAAACCCCACGCTTCTGATCCTAGGCAGCCATTTTCCAAATAATTCACAGTTTCCCTCCATTTTCTGCATTCTCTTCTTCTGTTCCCTCTGAGAGCAAACCAAtgccagctttttttttttttaacctgagaAAATAATGAAGTGAGAACATGACTAGTACTACCAGAATTCTCTGCATCTGCTAAAATGTATAAAAACAGAGACCTGCTTTCCAAAGACTAGAAGCATCTTCTCTGTGATGCTGAACTTGGCTTTCATACCTAGTTCCCAAACTTTAGCACAGGCTACTGGAAGCACTATGGCTAGGTGGGAAGCTGTTCATATTCAGTGATGGAGAGTGGAAcattcctctctctctctctcctcagTTTTCCATGAGCAGAAGTTATGTGGTATGTGCAGTCAGGTGAACATTTGCTCTTAAGAGAGCAAATACCTCTGCTCTTCTGGGAAGCCCAGTAGCAGCCTGATAGGTTTTCAGGGAAATCTGCTTCCCAGGGTTGCAGCAGcttgttctttttgtttcagctggctgctgtggaAGTTGGGCTTGCTAAGTAGATTTAACAGTGCTGCACCAGTGCTCTGACTGTTGCTCCACAGACACCTGACAGCATTGTCATGAGGCTCCCAGACTCTAGACACCATGTTTTTGGAGGGGAGGATCCCTTAGAGTGGATGGTGGTAACAGCTGTATTTACAGAGTGAATGACAGGCATGAGATTTGGAAAACAAAGTAAAGCATCAAACTGAGCAAACTTGGTTGGATATGTGTCACTTATGGTGACTGAGCAATAAGCCCAAGTTCCTTTGCATTTAGAATTTAACCATTTTTTCTAAGGATGAAAGCAAGTATTTTAAGATTGAAAATAATCCTAACTACAGAGTCCCAGCTGGGAATTTGTACAGTACTAGCAAGATTATCCAAGAGGCAAGGAAAAATGTTGTTTCAAGTGCAAAACcatcctctgcctgcagcaacAAACTCCAGCTATTGCTGTTTGCCTGTAGGTGCTGCACTGGTGACAGGCATAACCCCACAGGGAAGCCTTCCTTTTCCTaaactgtccccagctgcaaatGAGGGCTTGCTGCACAGTCCAGGTCATATTATGCTACAGGAAAATCACTCCAGCTCCAAAATACAGGTTGAGTTGGTTTAATTTTTGGTTTAGAAGATAAGCTTAATTAGCATTATTTGCAATTCCCTAGAAGGTTAATTTTCCTGGCTTCAAGACCATGAGGTATGTTTGGGCAGTGCAGAGTCTAtcagaaaacctttctgctatAAGAGAGTTAAATGTAcctgtaagattttttttctcttcttttctttcagacagGCAACCAGTCCCTACGCACTTACCCCTAGCATACACCCACAGTCCACCAGAGGATGAAGAGAAGCTAATGGAGGTGCTGGAAGAGTTCTCCCAGAAGTTTAAATCTGCTTCTCCAGGAATTTAGGGTCTGTGCTGACACTGTGTCACCACAAATCTTCTAATTACACAGTAATCTGCTGTTGAGGGGAAGTAGGATGCCATAGGCCTGTTAAAAATGAATTAGGTTCAGGTGTGCTCATAATGAGGTGGTAGAGTGGCACCTGTGTAATTTTCCTCCGCTGCCAAGTCTCTCCCATTGTGAAtatgcagctgctgcctgaagACACACTAAGGTTGTGTTCTTTGGATTGGAAGAAAAATTGAGAGGCATTAAAATAAGTCCTGAGACTTTGTAAAGTTACCTAGACTAATTTAAaacactgagcacagagaaatGTAGAGGAGTGTACTTTCAGTAGCCTTTGTGAAAGACTTCAGGAAAGAACAGGGAATGTTTTACACAACTTTTAACTGCTGTATTGGACAGGTTGGTGGCTTCCTTCACTGCATGAGGGTGACTGGGCTCAAGCATGTAACTGGGAATGCATAAACTCTCTTGCAGAGCCTGCTTAGTTTAAAGGGAAGGATTCCTCACGGCCTTTAGTTTCTATAAATTAGTGCTGGTATGCAGAAGTGATCTGCTTCCTCATGTTTAAACAGCAAGAATTTAGGAACACTGCCAAATGCCTTCCACATTACTTTATGGAGCCAGGGCTAAATATTATCCCATTTATGTCAAAATACCATGAAGTAGGAGGTTTCAACACAACACACCCAGACATGGCTGGATCCAGCAGAGAAATGGCTGCATGACTGTAGGCACAAAAAGAAACAACGTGCTAAGGTGTATCTGCTTGCCATTTCTGTGAGAGAttaaaaggaattgttttgtcatTGTGAATGGATTAAGAGGGGAAGGGAGCACTGGTGTGGCACAGTTTTTAGAGGAGAATGTACCTCCTGATGAGAGGCTTGTATTTTGTCTGGGTGTGCTTACTTCCAGACACAGAGGACAGGATTCATCCTGCCTGATCTGTGGACATTTGAATTACTCACAGAGTTTCTCAATGTAAATCGGTAGAGGGGAAGATGGGCTTTTTCACAGGGATTTACTGGACGTAGTTTGAGAAGCACCACCTACAGTGCTGAATCTTTCTAAGAGTGCTGAAGACAATCAGCTCAGACTAAGACTTTCTGGTGGGACTCATTTTGTCTTAATTATTTCAGATTTACTGCAAAGCCAAGACTATTATTAACAAAGGTAACACCTTTTCTCCTGAACTGAGTGTGTTTATTAACCAGCTGCCTCCAGAACCAGCCAAGTTGCTGCAGTGTTTCACGTGTGCCTCACACCAGTGTGGTAAGACCAGGGACCTAAACACAAATATAACACAGATGTTCTTGAGCTCTCTGCAGTGACTGGCAGCTAAAGACTGGTGATGGACAGAGGAGAGCTCTTTCTGTCTTGCTTTACGTAATTTAGTTTCCTCCTGGCTGATGGTATTTCCTCATTATTCAAAGATCTCCTATTAAGTATCAGTTtaagaaaaatctgcttttttcagCCTATTGTCAATCTCCCTAGAAGTAAAGACTTTACTGTCAGAGATGCCCTGACAAAAATTTTCCTATGATAAGCAGTGCTGAGACAAGTCAGGCTGTCACAGCTCCTCCTGAAGAGGCTGGGTCAGCATTCAAGTTATTGCCTCATTTATAAACTTAACTCCTTCTTGTCCTacagtgaaagaaaacaacagcaagGCTTGTACAGAGGTTTATTTCCTGCAAATTTGGTATTAACGTTTTCTATGGTTTCAGCTGTTAAATACAGTTACCCAAAACGAGAGCATGGCTGGAAGCATGTATAGTAACTACATTTCTTAACCCAATAGCTGCAAGGCTAATAAAAACATTTGCATTATTTAGTATTTACATCAGTTTGCTTCTCAGCTCTGCAGtacagaagaaaattttaatgACTGGTATTTAAATAGTTCATAAAAGTACAAATTGTGcactatatatgtatatatttaacACATTTTAGTCCACATTCTACACTAGTGTATTTGAATAGcctatatttttcattttttgtcaCAGCTTAAAAATGAAGCCAGTTAAGAAAACTGCTTTAATCAAAGTTTGGTCACAGTGTCTAAGAGCAACATGCTATGGTTTAAGAGCACTTCTGATTTAAAAAGAACTTAACAACAGGGACAGCAAGTAGAAACTAAGTCCAGAGTGTCACACACTTTGGTATTATGGTCCTGCTGATGCTTTATTTCAGCCTGATTCCACGAGAGCAAACATGGCATGTGGCTGCAAGCCAGTGAGAGGATCTGTCTAATGCAATCCAGAGTGACTTGCAACTTCATGTAAGTGAATACATTTACACACTCACAGATTATGCTGGGTCagaaaggacccacaaggattgtggtgtccaactcctggccctgcacaggacaccccaagagtcacaccaggtgcctgagagcactgtccaaatgcttcttgaactctgtcaggctgctgctgtgatcacttccctggggagctgttccagtgcccagccaccctctgggtcaagaacctttccctgatatccagcctaaacctcccctggcacaacttcaggccattccttTGGGCCCTGTCACcccagagaagagatcagtgcctgcccctcctcttcccctcacaaggaagttgtAGACTGTGATTAGGTCTCCCCTCACTCTCCTCTTCCACTTTAAAACTTCatgaacaaaataaaagcagcatcCAGTGACAGATGAGCAGAAGATGAAGGTGGCACAGGTCCTTGTTAAGCAGTGCACACTGGGAGTCTGAGAGCACACCTGGTTCTTGGGAATGGAATGacaagcacagcagctgctcttggCACCCTTTCCAGtccaggcacagccccacactTCTTGTGGCAGCTTTGAGGCTTTTATGACTCTGACCTCACTCTGATGgcttcatatttttcttcattttgtgaAGTCAGCTACTTGGGAAGTTTTTGCTCTCAGGGATCTTGCAGAGGAATGTAGCACCACAGAGCACATGTGGAGTTGGTCATTACCCTACATCCTAATGGAAAGGCACAGCCCATCAGCAGGGCAGTGATGCAGGGACCACTGCaacttctctttttgtcttgGATGAAAATTTTAGGAGGTCAATGTAACAGGTATCAAACAATTTTGTAAACTGCATTTTGTCTTTAGTTTTAATTTCTGGGTCGTCTTTAttcattgtttaaaaaaacTCAATAAACTAAATCAACCTGCTGTTGATTAAAGTTGCAAAAAATTGTTTGTtgtttgcctttgaatggggGCACTTCCATAAATACCTCACAATTTTGGAGTGAACTGCCAATACCAATTGTTGGCATTTGCAGTAACACACACTCCATCTTCTGTGTTCTACTCAGTGGCAACAAGGTATGAGCAGGGCcaccccttttccttcctgttaaAACAGGGCTCAGGTGGGATTTTGAATATGCACTGCCTGGACTCCAAGGGAGTTCTGCTATATCCTTCATTATAGCCTGATAAGTCAGTCCTGCAAACCTcaatggaaataaatttatttgGTGGGGGGGATAATCCCAGCCATTTCAATTGTCAGTACAAGCACTAGTTTGTATTTTTGTAATGACAAAGCCTTTCTAAAAGCTATGGCACTTGAAGCAGTACAGTTTTCCTCAATTTGGTGAGTGAAGAGTCAACATGGAGTTAGTCCTTCAGGGAACAACCTGATGGAACAGTGGAGGAGGGCAGCTATGAAGCAGTTCAAATCTGTGAGTTGCTCTGTGTgttactctctcaccctcccTGCAAAAATAAAGCACCCCATCTCATGACACTGGGTCATACTTATCTAAAACTAGTGCTGGTCAACATCTACAGTCATTTTAGACAGGCAGTTTCCACTctggcagagcacagctttGCATCTTCCCTAGCTCAGCTCACAGTATTTCTTGTTTGTCTCAGGTTCCATCTCTTGCTTTATTAGGAGAGGCAATTCTGGGCACattgcagcagagccagcaacTGATTACAggagataattttaaaatgcaactAAGATGACTTAAAAATTCTGTATTCCTGCAGTCTCCCAGAAAGCACTGATCTGGACAATGAGAGAAAGGCTTTGAAAAGGCACCAAATCTGATAGGAAGCAAGTGCAAAAAACCCACTTCTGGGACTAAAAGTGATCAAATCCAAGAACTTCGGTTTGTGCAGTAGGGCAGTATTTATGTTCCTCTCTCTAGAGGGAGCCATCAGATAAAGAAAAATGATGTATTCCTCTGAAGGAAGTGTGTTTTCTATCAAAACAAAAGCTAATGCTCAGCTTTATGAAGGGGCACGGTGTCAGCCTGGCCAAAGATCTTCAGCAGGACAGGTTTCTACCCTGCTGCCAGGAGATACAACTCAAACCTTTGCTGTACCAGCAGTGCCATTTCCCACATAAAAATATTATCCAAACAGGGGAAGAGTGGTAAAACCTGCACTTGTGCAAACTTCAGGGAGAGAGGTCCCAGGAAGTGCCATTTTCTTTGGAATGGTTAAAAATCTTGAGCATCTTCCCTCCCTTTACTTTTCAGTTTAGAGTCCACGATCCACAGGGAGCCTTGGAGTGATGCACAAAATCATGCAATTCCTCTGCTGCCCAGACACCATTTCCTTTGGGCTGCTCACCCAGCCAGGCACTCAGGGTAAGAATTTGTCCAGGCAAAAGACATGTCCATACAACAGCTGTCAGTTTTATGACAATTCACAAACAGGCAGGTGAACGATTCCAGTCAAAACTCAGTAAACCAAATTCCTCATTACACAcatagagaaggaaaagaaatagcCAAAAGCTGATAGAAATTAATTTAGTAGGGTTAAGATACCACAATTTATTCAGCTACATAGGAGACACTTATTTACATAATGGAACAGTACTGGAAAGTGTTACAATGTAGTTGGTAGAAAAGATGGTCAAATTGTTGAGCAGCATTCCTATAAAACACTGACCTGAACAAAAGCCAGTAGGAgctttttttcatataaaatcCCTCTAATCAAAAAGACAGCAAAGCCCATGAGGTATTGGTCAGTATGACAACTTAGCAAGCAGAGTCAGAAACAAGGCTCAGCCTTTGGAAAGCTAAACCACAGCCAAAACTAGTGCTAATGACAAAGATGTAGCAAGGAATTTAGTGAATTTGTTTATTTGTGAAAATTCCCTAATTACTTGGCCGTGGCAACTCTACAGAATTTTCTTGGGACAGGACAAAATAGGGGTGGTTAGCAATGGGTTTTTCACATCTGAAGGATGCCCTGACCTgtgataaaaggaaaatataaaggTGATAAACCCTTTAATAAATTCAGATTATTTAATATCTAAAGAACAAATAACTAGAGAGACTATCTTCATAAGGCCTGACACCTTTTCTGTACTATCTCAGTAGTAATGTGTCTTTTCCCCATCCTCTTAATATCGAAGTGCTCATGCATTTAATGCAGTCCTGAAAAAACTATTTGAGGTAGATAAATATTATTTGGCAATTGAACCAAAGAACAAGAAATGGAAGTCAAATCTTCATAGACTGGAACAACTCTTTGTTCCTTGTGGCTTCTGGATCTGGACCATGGCTGCTGGCTGGCTTACAGTactggtatgggggttatgtTTGGCTTTATACAGCTCTGATAAATATTCATTTCTATACTGTAGGtgctttttggtttggtttgttcttTTAGGTTTTGTTTGTATGATGATAACATTCTTTCTCGGTATCCCCTCTTTGCACAGACATTGCCAGGACTGTGCTCTCTTGTTTTCATTTCGGTTTGAGTTCAACATTCCTACTTGGCAGCAATTTCAATTGAACTCAATCTCTTTCTCCTCTGAGCAGTACAATGTGTCCTGCAGCAAACAAAATTTCAGAGATGGCCAAAGACTGGTCACAAgggaaaatccccaaactgGGAAAATGCAATGAAAAATCACATGTGATCACAGAAAGTTAATCTCAAATCCCAGAACTTCAAGTTATTGGCAAACTaaggacatttttttccttctgaggaGCAAAGATTTCCTGCCAACATTCACAAGATGCaattttgaagagaaaaatctCTGTCTTCCTCAATATTACATAAGAGGTCAT
Coding sequences within it:
- the DHRS12 gene encoding dehydrogenase/reductase SDR family member 12 isoform X2 encodes the protein MVNNRELTEDGLEKNFATNTLGTYIMTTALVPLLEKAADARVITVSSGGMLVQKLNVSDLQSESGPFDGTMVYAQNKRQQVVLTEQWAKAHRNIHFSVMHPGWADTPAVRSAMPDFYERMKNSLRTEAQGADTVLWLAVSAEATKLPSGLFFQDRQPVPTHLPLAYTHSPPEDEEKLMEVLEEFSQKFKSASPGI